Proteins from one Salvelinus namaycush isolate Seneca chromosome 34, SaNama_1.0, whole genome shotgun sequence genomic window:
- the LOC120028478 gene encoding secretogranin-2-like produces the protein MPSIPTLSSVGMAFLFSLLLLLLGSGSVQGASLREHRLKGSELDPQQVDTPYLPTNADMLKALEYIESLRQRTGGGAPAPQEQAPLTPDYDTTNMDKDSEKLRSMLRLASPAQTSQRKIGQDQDEEDEEGERNKEDKTQEWLQAVLSTLQQTEKGPKPAPVRPSVARHTLGKGRRPAKEESQLGEGVAYPWSQQQRTSRPNRKYPLMFEDEEDGEEESRAPGRESPFKRTNENMEGKYTPQNLANLQSVFEELGRIANAKAGHKRQTEDDEEEDDDDDDIFRVRNLAYEDVMGGEDWAPLEEQVETDDEESDNRQEFDRGLKDDEEDDDNEDEEEIDEVKRSSQPVPGEHDPDDITKLVDYYLLKVLEKTEQEERKRELEEEEEREERRATQILYSDKVDPQAIYHLIQISQKLQIPPEDLMDMLKSGEMTKQDRTPLRTQAHSWTPNDLARVEDKLTQISSKKNKIPPETFFNRRLPETQKSNVPYEINTEDIQKILGLGSVANQNAPALKKQKQHTSPPLRLNAPAGRQKDYMFSEPNVPEKGKGDYDNTVDEDELETYLAAQMLVQYPQAANKADQKKRASQPPSQDDKLVQGKFEQAVQDYFDQMDSDKSQPQKRQSEPEEDTGGALQTHGLDDDMLLKVLGYLNPETEDKDLYAKTVKGM, from the coding sequence ATGCCATCAATCCCCACGCTCTCCTCGGTAGGGATGGCCTTCCTCTTCTcactgctcctcctcctcttggGCTCTGGCAGTGTCCAGGGGGCCTCTCTCAGAGAACACAGACTGAAAGGCAGTGAGCTGGACCCCCAGCAAGTAGACACCCCCTACCTCCCCACCAACGCAGACATGCTCAAGGCCTTGGAGTACATTGAGAGCCTCCGCCAGCGTACCGGGGGAGGAGCGCCAGCCCCCCAGGAGCAGGCTCCCCTCACTCCAGACTACGACACCACCAACATGGACAAAGACTCAGAGAAACTCCGCTCCATGCTGAGGCTAGCCTCTCCTGCCCAGACCAGTCAGCGTAAGATCGGCCAGGACCAGGATGAAGAGGATGAGGAAGGGGAGCGAAACAAGGAGGACAAGACCCAGGAGTGGCTGCAGGCGGTGCTGAGTACCCTCCAGCAGACCGAAAAGGGCCCCAAGCCAGCCCCTGTGAGGCCCAGTGTAGCCCGCCACACTCTGGGCAAAGGGCGGAGACCGGCGAAGGAGGAGAGCCAGTTGGGAGAGGGCGTGGCATATCCATGGTCACAGCAGCAGCGTACCAGCCGGCCTAACAGGAAGTACCCACTGATGTTTGAAGATGAGGAGGACGGTGAGGAAGAAAGCAGAGCCCCAGGCCGCGAGAGCCCCTTCAAACGCACCAATGAGAACATGGAAGGGAAGTATACACCCCAGAACCTGGCCAACCTGCAGTCTGTGTTTGAGGAACTGGGGAGGATAGCCAATGCCAAGGCTGGGCACAAACGCCAGActgaggatgatgaagaggaggatgatgatgatgacgacatATTCCGGGTGAGGAATCTGGCCTATGAGGATGTGATGGGGGGAGAGGACTGGGCGCCCTTAGAGGAGCAGGTGGAGACGGACGATGAGGAGAGTGACAACAGGCAGGAGTTTGACAGAGGCTTGAAGGATGATGAAGAGGATGATGATAatgaagatgaggaggagattgATGAGGTCAAGCGATCGAGCCAGCCGGTTCCGGGAGAACATGACCCAGATGACATCACCAAACTGGTCGACTACTACCTTCTGAAGGTGCTAGAGAAAACAGAGCAGGAGGAGCGGAAGAGAGAGctagaagaagaggaggagagggaagagaggagggcaACTCAAATTCTGTACAGCGACAAGGTAGATCCACAAGCCATTTACCACCTCATCCAAATCTCCCAGAAACTACAGATCCCACCAGAAGACCTGATGGACATGCTGAAGAGTGGGGAGATGACAAAACAGGACAGGACACCACTGAGGACACAAGCACATTCTTGGACACCCAACGATCTGGCCAGGGTAGAGGACAAACTAACTCAAATCTCCTCTAAGAAAAATAAGATCCctccagagacattcttcaacagACGGCTGCCTGAGACCCAAAAAAGCAACGTCCCATACGAAATAAACACAGAAGACATTCAAAAAATCCTCGGCCTGGGAAGTGTGGCAAATCAGAATGCACCCGCACTCAAGAAGCAGAAACAGCATACAAGCCCACCGTTAAGGTTAAACGCACCAGCTGGAAGGCAGAAAGACTACATGTTCTCTGAGCCAAACGTCCCAGAGAAAGGAAAGGGCGACTACGACAACACTGTTGACGAAGACGAGCTGGAGACATATCTGGCTGCCCAGATGTTGGTGCAGTACCCGCAGGCAGCAAACAAGGCAGACCAAAAAAAGCGTGCATCGCAGCCTCCCTCACAAGACGATAAGCTTGTGCAGGGAAAGTTCGAGCAGGCGGTACAGGACTACTTTGACCAAATGGACTCAGACAAAAGCCAGCCTCAGAAAAGGCAGTCAGAACCCGAGGAGGACACGGGCGGTGCTTTGCAAACGCATGGCTTGGATGACGACATGCTGCTGAAAGTCCTAGGCTATCTGAACCCAGAGACCGAAGATAAGGACCTTTACGCCAAAACTGTCAAAGGAATGTAG